A section of the Macaca thibetana thibetana isolate TM-01 chromosome 10, ASM2454274v1, whole genome shotgun sequence genome encodes:
- the L3MBTL1 gene encoding lethal(3)malignant brain tumor-like protein 1 isoform X6 has translation MRRREGHGPDAEVGQGPVRESQSSDPPALQFRISEYKPLNMAGVEQPPSPELRQEGVTEYEDGGAPAGDGEAGPLQAEDHPQNPPEDPNQDPPEDDSTCQCQACGPHQAAGPDLGSSNDGCPQLFQERSVIVENSSGSTSASELLKPVKKRKRREYQSLSEEESEPEAMEKQEEGKDPEGQPTASTPESEEWSSSQPATGEKKEGWSWESYLEEQKAITAPVSLFQDSQAVTHNKNGFKLGMKLEGIDPQHPSMYFILTVAEVCGYRLRLHFDGYSECHDFWVNANSPDIHPAGWFEKTGHKLQPPKGYKEEEFSWSQYLRSTRAQAAPKHLFVSQSHSPPPLGFQVGMKLEAVDRMNPSLVCVASVTDVVDSRFLVHFDNWDDTYDYWCDPSSPYIHPVGWCQKQGKPLTPPQDYPDPDNFCWEKYLEETGASAVPAWAFKVRPPHSFLVNMKLEAVDRRNPALIRVASVEDVEDHRIKIHFDGWSHGYDFWIDADHPDIHPAGWCSKTGHPLQPPLRPREPSSASLGGCPPLSYRSLPHTRTSKYSFHHRLFFPRKCPTPGCDGSGHVTGKFTAHHCLSGCPLAERNQSRLKAELSDSEASARKKNLSGFSPRKKPRHHGRIGRPPKYRKIPQEDFQTLTPDVVHQSLFMSALSAHPDRSLSVCWEQHCKLLPGVAGISASTVAKWTIDEVFGFVQTLTGCEDQARLFKDEMIDGEAFLLLTQADIVKIMSVKLGPALKIYNAILMFKNADDTLK, from the exons ATGAGGCGACGAGAGGGCCATGGCCCCGACGCCGAGGTGGGTCAAGGGCCCGTACGGGAGTCGCAATCCTCAGACCCTCCCGCGCTCCAGTTCCGGATAAGCGAGTACAAGCCGCTGAACATGGCGGGAGTGGAGCAGCCCCCGAGCCCCGAGCTGCGGCAGGAAGGCGTGACCGAATACGAAGATGGCGGGGCCCCTGCTGGAGATGGCGAGGCGGGCCCCCTACAAGCGG AGGACCACCCCCAGAATCCTCCAGAAGATCCCAATCAGGACCCCCCAGAGGATGATAGCACCTGTCAGTGCCAGGCGTGCGGGCCTCACCAAGCCGCGGGTCCAGATCTTGGTTCCTCTAATGATGGCTGCCCTCAGCTGTTCCAGGAGCG GTCAGTCATAGTGGAGAACTCCTCAGGCTCCACCAGCGCTTCTGAGCTCCTCAAACCCGTGAAGAAGAGGAAGCGCAGGGAATACCAGAGCCTATCAGAGGAGGAGTCGGAGCCAGAGGCCATG GAGAagcaagaagaaggaaaggacCCAGAGGGACAACCCACCGCGAGCACCCCGGAGAGTGAGGAGTGGAGCAGCAGCCAGCCTG CAACAGGTGAGAAGAAGGAAGGCTGGTCGTGGGAATCCTACCTAGAGGAGCAGAAGGCCATTACTGCCCCAGTCAGCCTCTTCCAGGAC TCCCAGGCAGTCACTCACAACAAGAATGGCTTCAAACTGGGCATGAAGTTGGAAGGCATTGACCCTCAACACCCGTCCATGTACTTCATCCTCACTGTGGCTGAG GTATGTGGCTATCGCCTACGCCTGCACTTTGATGGGTATTCTGAGTGCCATGACTTCTGGGTCAATGCCAACTCCCCTGACATTCACCCTGCTGGCTGGTTTGAGAAGACGGGGCACaagctgcagcctcccaaag GTTACAAGGAGGAGGAGTTCAGCTGGAGCCAGTACCTGCGCAGCACAAGAGCTCAGGCTGCCCCCAAGCACCTGTTTGTGAGCCAGAGCCAC AGTCCCCCACCCCTGGGCTTCCAGGTGGGCATGAAGCTGGAGGCTGTTGACCGCATGAACCCCTCCCTTGTCTGCGTGGCCAGTGTGACCGATGTGGTGGACAGCCGCTTCCTGGTGCACTTCGACAACTGGGATGATACTTATGACTACTG GTGTGATCCCAGCAGCCCCTACATCCACCCAGTGGGCTGGTGCCAGAAGCAAGGAAAGCCCCTCACCCCTCCACAAG ACTACCCAGACCCTGATAACTTCTGTTGGGAGAAATATCTGGAAGAAACTGGGGCCTCTGCTGTCCCCGCTTGGGCCTTCAAGGTG CGACCCCCTCACAGCTTCCTGGTCAACATGAAGCTGGAGGCTGTGGACCGCAGGAACCCAGCCCTGATTCGCGTGGCCAGCGTGGAGGATGTGGAGGACCATCGGATAAAG ATCCACTTTGATGGCTGGAGTCATGGCTATGATTTCTGGATCGACGCTGACCACCCAGACATCCACCCTGCCGGCTGGTGCTCCAAGACAGGACATCCCCTGCAGCCTCCTCTCC GACCCAGagagcccagctctgcctcccttgGGGGCTGTCCCCCTCTCAGCTATAGGAGCCTGCCCCACACTAGGACATCCAAATACAGCTTTCACCACCG CCTCTTCTTCCCCAGGAAGTGCCCCACTCCTGGTTGCGACGGCTCTGGCCATGTCACAGGCAAGTTCACAGCTCACCATTGCCTCTCAGGCTGCCCGCTGGCTGAGAGGAACCAGAGCCGGCTGAAAGCAGAGCTGTCTGACTCAGAGGCCTCAGCTCGCAAGAAGAACCTCTCAGGCTTCTCCCCAAGGAAGAAGCCTCGCCATCATGGCCG AATTGGACGCCCTCCGAAGTATCGAAAGATTCCGCAGGAAGATTTCCAGA CACTCACGCCCGATGTCGTGCACCAGTCCCTCTTCATGTCAGCCCTGTCGGCCCACCCTGACCGCTCACTCTCAGTGTGCTGGGAGCAGCACTGCAAGCTCCTGCCAGGAGTAGCGGGCATCTCAGCCTCGACAGTCGCCAAGTGGACCATCGATGAG GTCTTCGGCTTTGTTCAGACCCTGACAGGTTGTGAGGACCAAGCACGCCTCTTCAAAGACGAG
- the L3MBTL1 gene encoding lethal(3)malignant brain tumor-like protein 1 isoform X4 yields the protein MEGHAEMEMLRTLKGPSTGEVSVHLVARDSPGSGPHLPATAFIIPASSANLGLPSSALDVSCFPREPIHVGTPEQVAGSEPVPATVLPQLSAGPASSSASTVRILEWTEAAAPPPGGGLRFRISEYKPLNMAGVEQPPSPELRQEGVTEYEDGGAPAGDGEAGPLQAEDHPQNPPEDPNQDPPEDDSTCQCQACGPHQAAGPDLGSSNDGCPQLFQERSVIVENSSGSTSASELLKPVKKRKRREYQSLSEEESEPEAMEKQEEGKDPEGQPTASTPESEEWSSSQPATGEKKEGWSWESYLEEQKAITAPVSLFQDSQAVTHNKNGFKLGMKLEGIDPQHPSMYFILTVAEVCGYRLRLHFDGYSECHDFWVNANSPDIHPAGWFEKTGHKLQPPKGYKEEEFSWSQYLRSTRAQAAPKHLFVSQSHSPPPLGFQVGMKLEAVDRMNPSLVCVASVTDVVDSRFLVHFDNWDDTYDYWCDPSSPYIHPVGWCQKQGKPLTPPQDYPDPDNFCWEKYLEETGASAVPAWAFKVRPPHSFLVNMKLEAVDRRNPALIRVASVEDVEDHRIKIHFDGWSHGYDFWIDADHPDIHPAGWCSKTGHPLQPPLRPREPSSASLGGCPPLSYRSLPHTRTSKYSFHHRKCPTPGCDGSGHVTGKFTAHHCLSGCPLAERNQSRLKAELSDSEASARKKNLSGFSPRKKPRHHGRIGRPPKYRKIPQEDFQTLTPDVVHQSLFMSALSAHPDRSLSVCWEQHCKLLPGVAGISASTVAKWTIDEVFGFVQTLTGCEDQARLFKDEMIDGEAFLLLTQADIVKIMSVKLGPALKIYNAILMFKNADDTLK from the exons ATGGAGGGGCATGCTGAAATGGAGATGCTGAGGACACTGAAGGGGCCTTCCACAGGGGAGGTCAGCGTGCACTTGGTGGCCAGAGACAGCCCCGGTTCTGGTCCTCACCTGCCCGCAACTGCCTTTATCATTCCAG CCAGCTCGGCCAACCTCGGCCTGCCCAGCAGTGCCCTGGATGTGTCTTGCTTTCCCCGGGAGCCAATCCATGTGGGTACCCCGGAGCAAGTGGCCGGCAGCGAACCGGTTCCTGCCACTGTCCTGCCGCAGCTTAGTGCCGGGCCGGCCAGCTCCAGCGCCAGCACAGTGCGGATTCTGGAATGGACAGAGGCCGCGGCCCCGCCCCCTGGGGGCGGCCTGCGG TTCCGGATAAGCGAGTACAAGCCGCTGAACATGGCGGGAGTGGAGCAGCCCCCGAGCCCCGAGCTGCGGCAGGAAGGCGTGACCGAATACGAAGATGGCGGGGCCCCTGCTGGAGATGGCGAGGCGGGCCCCCTACAAGCGG AGGACCACCCCCAGAATCCTCCAGAAGATCCCAATCAGGACCCCCCAGAGGATGATAGCACCTGTCAGTGCCAGGCGTGCGGGCCTCACCAAGCCGCGGGTCCAGATCTTGGTTCCTCTAATGATGGCTGCCCTCAGCTGTTCCAGGAGCG GTCAGTCATAGTGGAGAACTCCTCAGGCTCCACCAGCGCTTCTGAGCTCCTCAAACCCGTGAAGAAGAGGAAGCGCAGGGAATACCAGAGCCTATCAGAGGAGGAGTCGGAGCCAGAGGCCATG GAGAagcaagaagaaggaaaggacCCAGAGGGACAACCCACCGCGAGCACCCCGGAGAGTGAGGAGTGGAGCAGCAGCCAGCCTG CAACAGGTGAGAAGAAGGAAGGCTGGTCGTGGGAATCCTACCTAGAGGAGCAGAAGGCCATTACTGCCCCAGTCAGCCTCTTCCAGGAC TCCCAGGCAGTCACTCACAACAAGAATGGCTTCAAACTGGGCATGAAGTTGGAAGGCATTGACCCTCAACACCCGTCCATGTACTTCATCCTCACTGTGGCTGAG GTATGTGGCTATCGCCTACGCCTGCACTTTGATGGGTATTCTGAGTGCCATGACTTCTGGGTCAATGCCAACTCCCCTGACATTCACCCTGCTGGCTGGTTTGAGAAGACGGGGCACaagctgcagcctcccaaag GTTACAAGGAGGAGGAGTTCAGCTGGAGCCAGTACCTGCGCAGCACAAGAGCTCAGGCTGCCCCCAAGCACCTGTTTGTGAGCCAGAGCCAC AGTCCCCCACCCCTGGGCTTCCAGGTGGGCATGAAGCTGGAGGCTGTTGACCGCATGAACCCCTCCCTTGTCTGCGTGGCCAGTGTGACCGATGTGGTGGACAGCCGCTTCCTGGTGCACTTCGACAACTGGGATGATACTTATGACTACTG GTGTGATCCCAGCAGCCCCTACATCCACCCAGTGGGCTGGTGCCAGAAGCAAGGAAAGCCCCTCACCCCTCCACAAG ACTACCCAGACCCTGATAACTTCTGTTGGGAGAAATATCTGGAAGAAACTGGGGCCTCTGCTGTCCCCGCTTGGGCCTTCAAGGTG CGACCCCCTCACAGCTTCCTGGTCAACATGAAGCTGGAGGCTGTGGACCGCAGGAACCCAGCCCTGATTCGCGTGGCCAGCGTGGAGGATGTGGAGGACCATCGGATAAAG ATCCACTTTGATGGCTGGAGTCATGGCTATGATTTCTGGATCGACGCTGACCACCCAGACATCCACCCTGCCGGCTGGTGCTCCAAGACAGGACATCCCCTGCAGCCTCCTCTCC GACCCAGagagcccagctctgcctcccttgGGGGCTGTCCCCCTCTCAGCTATAGGAGCCTGCCCCACACTAGGACATCCAAATACAGCTTTCACCACCG GAAGTGCCCCACTCCTGGTTGCGACGGCTCTGGCCATGTCACAGGCAAGTTCACAGCTCACCATTGCCTCTCAGGCTGCCCGCTGGCTGAGAGGAACCAGAGCCGGCTGAAAGCAGAGCTGTCTGACTCAGAGGCCTCAGCTCGCAAGAAGAACCTCTCAGGCTTCTCCCCAAGGAAGAAGCCTCGCCATCATGGCCG AATTGGACGCCCTCCGAAGTATCGAAAGATTCCGCAGGAAGATTTCCAGA CACTCACGCCCGATGTCGTGCACCAGTCCCTCTTCATGTCAGCCCTGTCGGCCCACCCTGACCGCTCACTCTCAGTGTGCTGGGAGCAGCACTGCAAGCTCCTGCCAGGAGTAGCGGGCATCTCAGCCTCGACAGTCGCCAAGTGGACCATCGATGAG GTCTTCGGCTTTGTTCAGACCCTGACAGGTTGTGAGGACCAAGCACGCCTCTTCAAAGACGAG
- the L3MBTL1 gene encoding lethal(3)malignant brain tumor-like protein 1 isoform X3, which translates to MEGHAEMEMLRTLKGPSTGEVSVHLVARDSPGSGPHLPATAFIIPASSANLGLPSSALDVSCFPREPIHVGTPEQVAGSEPVPATVLPQLSAGPASSSASTVRILEWTEAAAPPPGGGLRFRISEYKPLNMAGVEQPPSPELRQEGVTEYEDGGAPAGDGEAGPLQAEDHPQNPPEDPNQDPPEDDSTCQCQACGPHQAAGPDLGSSNDGCPQLFQERSVIVENSSGSTSASELLKPVKKRKRREYQSLSEEESEPEAMEKQEEGKDPEGQPTASTPESEEWSSSQPATGEKKEGWSWESYLEEQKAITAPVSLFQDSQAVTHNKNGFKLGMKLEGIDPQHPSMYFILTVAEVCGYRLRLHFDGYSECHDFWVNANSPDIHPAGWFEKTGHKLQPPKGYKEEEFSWSQYLRSTRAQAAPKHLFVSQSHSPPPLGFQVGMKLEAVDRMNPSLVCVASVTDVVDSRFLVHFDNWDDTYDYWCDPSSPYIHPVGWCQKQGKPLTPPQDYPDPDNFCWEKYLEETGASAVPAWAFKVRPPHSFLVNMKLEAVDRRNPALIRVASVEDVEDHRIKIHFDGWSHGYDFWIDADHPDIHPAGWCSKTGHPLQPPLRPREPSSASLGGCPPLSYRSLPHTRTSKYSFHHRLFFPRKCPTPGCDGSGHVTGKFTAHHCLSGCPLAERNQSRLKAELSDSEASARKKNLSGFSPRKKPRHHGRIGRPPKYRKIPQEDFQSCQKGPGVLSTLPASLLSGVGMHGLREQFSPQRRPASLCLCFPALTPDVVHQSLFMSALSAHPDRSLSVCWEQHCKLLPGVAGISASTVAKWTIDEVFGFVQTLTGCEDQARLFKDEADIVKIMSVKLGPALKIYNAILMFKNADDTLK; encoded by the exons ATGGAGGGGCATGCTGAAATGGAGATGCTGAGGACACTGAAGGGGCCTTCCACAGGGGAGGTCAGCGTGCACTTGGTGGCCAGAGACAGCCCCGGTTCTGGTCCTCACCTGCCCGCAACTGCCTTTATCATTCCAG CCAGCTCGGCCAACCTCGGCCTGCCCAGCAGTGCCCTGGATGTGTCTTGCTTTCCCCGGGAGCCAATCCATGTGGGTACCCCGGAGCAAGTGGCCGGCAGCGAACCGGTTCCTGCCACTGTCCTGCCGCAGCTTAGTGCCGGGCCGGCCAGCTCCAGCGCCAGCACAGTGCGGATTCTGGAATGGACAGAGGCCGCGGCCCCGCCCCCTGGGGGCGGCCTGCGG TTCCGGATAAGCGAGTACAAGCCGCTGAACATGGCGGGAGTGGAGCAGCCCCCGAGCCCCGAGCTGCGGCAGGAAGGCGTGACCGAATACGAAGATGGCGGGGCCCCTGCTGGAGATGGCGAGGCGGGCCCCCTACAAGCGG AGGACCACCCCCAGAATCCTCCAGAAGATCCCAATCAGGACCCCCCAGAGGATGATAGCACCTGTCAGTGCCAGGCGTGCGGGCCTCACCAAGCCGCGGGTCCAGATCTTGGTTCCTCTAATGATGGCTGCCCTCAGCTGTTCCAGGAGCG GTCAGTCATAGTGGAGAACTCCTCAGGCTCCACCAGCGCTTCTGAGCTCCTCAAACCCGTGAAGAAGAGGAAGCGCAGGGAATACCAGAGCCTATCAGAGGAGGAGTCGGAGCCAGAGGCCATG GAGAagcaagaagaaggaaaggacCCAGAGGGACAACCCACCGCGAGCACCCCGGAGAGTGAGGAGTGGAGCAGCAGCCAGCCTG CAACAGGTGAGAAGAAGGAAGGCTGGTCGTGGGAATCCTACCTAGAGGAGCAGAAGGCCATTACTGCCCCAGTCAGCCTCTTCCAGGAC TCCCAGGCAGTCACTCACAACAAGAATGGCTTCAAACTGGGCATGAAGTTGGAAGGCATTGACCCTCAACACCCGTCCATGTACTTCATCCTCACTGTGGCTGAG GTATGTGGCTATCGCCTACGCCTGCACTTTGATGGGTATTCTGAGTGCCATGACTTCTGGGTCAATGCCAACTCCCCTGACATTCACCCTGCTGGCTGGTTTGAGAAGACGGGGCACaagctgcagcctcccaaag GTTACAAGGAGGAGGAGTTCAGCTGGAGCCAGTACCTGCGCAGCACAAGAGCTCAGGCTGCCCCCAAGCACCTGTTTGTGAGCCAGAGCCAC AGTCCCCCACCCCTGGGCTTCCAGGTGGGCATGAAGCTGGAGGCTGTTGACCGCATGAACCCCTCCCTTGTCTGCGTGGCCAGTGTGACCGATGTGGTGGACAGCCGCTTCCTGGTGCACTTCGACAACTGGGATGATACTTATGACTACTG GTGTGATCCCAGCAGCCCCTACATCCACCCAGTGGGCTGGTGCCAGAAGCAAGGAAAGCCCCTCACCCCTCCACAAG ACTACCCAGACCCTGATAACTTCTGTTGGGAGAAATATCTGGAAGAAACTGGGGCCTCTGCTGTCCCCGCTTGGGCCTTCAAGGTG CGACCCCCTCACAGCTTCCTGGTCAACATGAAGCTGGAGGCTGTGGACCGCAGGAACCCAGCCCTGATTCGCGTGGCCAGCGTGGAGGATGTGGAGGACCATCGGATAAAG ATCCACTTTGATGGCTGGAGTCATGGCTATGATTTCTGGATCGACGCTGACCACCCAGACATCCACCCTGCCGGCTGGTGCTCCAAGACAGGACATCCCCTGCAGCCTCCTCTCC GACCCAGagagcccagctctgcctcccttgGGGGCTGTCCCCCTCTCAGCTATAGGAGCCTGCCCCACACTAGGACATCCAAATACAGCTTTCACCACCG CCTCTTCTTCCCCAGGAAGTGCCCCACTCCTGGTTGCGACGGCTCTGGCCATGTCACAGGCAAGTTCACAGCTCACCATTGCCTCTCAGGCTGCCCGCTGGCTGAGAGGAACCAGAGCCGGCTGAAAGCAGAGCTGTCTGACTCAGAGGCCTCAGCTCGCAAGAAGAACCTCTCAGGCTTCTCCCCAAGGAAGAAGCCTCGCCATCATGGCCG AATTGGACGCCCTCCGAAGTATCGAAAGATTCCGCAGGAAGATTTCCAGA GCTGTCAGAAGGGTCCCGGGGTCCTGTCTACTCTGCCAGCCAGTCTCCTGAGTGGGGTGGGTATGCATGGGCTTCGGGAACAGTTTAGCCCTCAGCGTCGgcctgccagcctctgcctctgctttCCAGCACTCACGCCCGATGTCGTGCACCAGTCCCTCTTCATGTCAGCCCTGTCGGCCCACCCTGACCGCTCACTCTCAGTGTGCTGGGAGCAGCACTGCAAGCTCCTGCCAGGAGTAGCGGGCATCTCAGCCTCGACAGTCGCCAAGTGGACCATCGATGAG GTCTTCGGCTTTGTTCAGACCCTGACAGGTTGTGAGGACCAAGCACGCCTCTTCAAAGACGAG